The Desulfovibrio subterraneus genome has a window encoding:
- a CDS encoding (deoxy)nucleoside triphosphate pyrophosphohydrolase yields the protein MKHITVVAGIVWNKGRFLAAKRPEGKPFAGFWEFPGGKIEPGESADHALVREFAEEMNIIPTAWEYWREVRHEYPELTVTLHFFHITDYSGDLLPLEGHEIGWFTHAQAMSMPFLEADIAIVDDLQHVQYAAQAQEA from the coding sequence ATGAAGCATATCACTGTCGTCGCCGGCATTGTCTGGAACAAAGGGCGTTTTCTCGCCGCAAAACGGCCGGAAGGCAAACCGTTCGCAGGGTTCTGGGAATTTCCCGGCGGCAAGATAGAGCCGGGGGAATCTGCTGACCATGCGCTGGTGCGCGAATTTGCGGAGGAGATGAATATCATCCCCACTGCATGGGAATACTGGCGCGAAGTGCGCCATGAATACCCGGAACTGACCGTGACGCTGCACTTCTTCCATATCACGGACTACAGCGGCGACCTGCTTCCGCTGGAAGGCCACGAGATTGGCTGGTTCACCCATGCGCAGGCCATGTCCATGCCCTTTCTGGAAGCGGACATAGCCATTGTGGACGACCTGCAACACGTACAATACGCCGCACAGGCGCAGGAGGCATAA
- a CDS encoding DMT family transporter → MNALFLIGLALLAGATLPTQAGINAQLQLHWAKHPALASLVSFSVGTAALVAYCVAARVPFPSLAGSTTQWWHWIGGLLGAVFVTVVTFLAPRLGAATMVGLVIAGQMIASVSLDHFGLLGYAERPLSMMRFVGVALLVCGVVLIRRF, encoded by the coding sequence ATGAACGCCTTGTTTCTTATCGGGCTGGCGCTGCTGGCCGGAGCCACGCTCCCCACACAGGCAGGCATAAACGCACAGCTGCAACTGCACTGGGCAAAGCATCCCGCACTGGCTTCACTCGTTTCCTTTTCTGTCGGCACGGCGGCGCTCGTTGCCTACTGCGTTGCCGCCCGCGTTCCGTTTCCGTCCCTTGCGGGGTCTACCACCCAGTGGTGGCACTGGATAGGCGGGCTGCTCGGTGCCGTGTTCGTGACCGTGGTCACCTTTCTTGCTCCGCGTCTCGGCGCGGCAACCATGGTGGGGCTTGTCATTGCAGGGCAGATGATCGCCTCGGTGAGCCTCGACCATTTTGGCTTGCTGGGCTATGCGGAGCGCCCGCTTTCCATGATGCGGTTTGTAGGGGTGGCCTTGCTTGTGTGCGGGGTGGTTCTCATCCGCCGTTTCTGA
- a CDS encoding bacteriohemerythrin yields the protein MGTFEWTPEMSVGVKEIDEQHAELTGIINSLYYAYMDGKDHEILADLINKVNDYAQKHFATERRYMAPYVDDMPNYDEHMQQHREFFTTGVNFLLEYLDKGTGITPELLDYLTDWWFRHINGTDKIMGALLKSKGVV from the coding sequence ATGGGGACGTTTGAATGGACGCCGGAAATGAGCGTGGGCGTGAAGGAAATCGACGAGCAGCATGCGGAACTGACCGGGATCATCAATTCCCTGTACTACGCGTATATGGACGGCAAGGACCACGAGATTCTGGCCGACCTCATCAACAAGGTGAACGACTACGCCCAGAAGCACTTTGCCACCGAACGCAGGTACATGGCTCCGTATGTTGATGATATGCCCAATTATGATGAGCACATGCAGCAGCATAGAGAATTTTTTACCACCGGTGTGAACTTTCTGCTGGAGTATCTGGATAAGGGTACCGGCATCACTCCGGAGTTGCTTGATTACCTGACGGATTGGTGGTTCAGGCACATCAATGGTACGGACAAGATCATGGGCGCCCTGCTCAAGTCA